Proteins encoded by one window of Salvia splendens isolate huo1 chromosome 5, SspV2, whole genome shotgun sequence:
- the LOC121802282 gene encoding NKAP family protein-like gives MTSSIPNMATITASLERSLQNCSLNQQHTTSSSSSSSGGGGGGAAAAVELNSEGSSLPFHWEQCLDLKTGELYYINWRTGMRATEDPRTAAAAEYVDDCSSEEEDSSSYDSDGSSLESSPCSSREQWSDKSNQENCYYDDEERNNNNSNINSNNSNNVLVVAGCKSCLMYYMVPKQLEICPKCCGQLLHFDRSENASS, from the exons atgACAAGTTCAATTCCAAACATGGCTACTATCACAGCCTCTCTTGAGAGATCTCTGCAGAACTGCTCCTTGAACCAGCAGCACACCACctccagcagcagcagcagcagcggcggcggcggaggaggcgcggcggcggcggtggagttGAATTCCGAAGGCTCATCGCTTCCTTTCCATTGGGAGCAATGCCTTGATTTAAAG ACTGGTGAACTATACTACATAAACTGGAGGACCGGCATGAGGGCCACGGAGGATCCCcggacagcagcagcagccgagTACGTCGACGACTGCTCCTCGGAGGAGGAGGACAGCAGCTCGTACGACAGCGATGGGTCGTCGTTGGAATCGTCCCCATGCTCCTCAAGAGAGCAATGGAGTGATAAAAGTAATCAAGAAAATTGTTACtatgatgatgaagaaaggaataACAACAACAGCAACATCAACAGCAACAATAGTAATAATGTGTTGGTGGTTGCTGGTTGCAAGAGCTGCCTAATGTACTACATGGTGCCCAAACAGCTTGAAATTTGCCCCAAATGTTGTGGTCAACTTCTCCACTTTGATCGATCTGAAAATGCCTCTTCTTga